AATATTAGACGGCACCCACCTATCTGGAGATATTTCATGCGTGCCATCGTCATCAAGCAGTACGGCGGTCCCGATGTGCTGAACATCGAGGAGCGGCCCGATCCTTCGCGCCGGGCCGGTCACGTTCTGATCGAGGTCAAGGCCTTCGGCGTGAATCGCGCCGAGACCCATATGCGCGAAGGCACATGGCCCGAAGCGACGGAGATCAGCGGAATCGAGTGCGTTGGAATCGTGAAGGCTGATCCGGACGGGCGCCTGATTCCGGGACAAAAGGTCGTCGCCTTGATGGGCGGCATGGGGCGCACGATCAACGGCAGCTATGCGGAGCTGACCAACGTGCCCGCCAGCAACGTTGTGCCGGTCGAGACGAATCTGGCCTGGGAGCATCTCGCGGCGATTCCGGAATCGTATGCGACCGCGTGGGTGGCCCTGTTCGGCAACCTCGACCTCGAGTCCAGCCAGACGGTTGTCATTCGTGGCGCCACCTCTGCATTGGGACGGGCGGCGGTGGACATCGCCGCGCACGCAGGCGCCCGCGTCATTGCCTCGACGCGCAACCCCGGTCGCGCGGCGTCTCTCGAGGCGCTAGGCGCCACGCAGGTGTTATTGGAAGAACCCGACCTTCCCCGGCGTGTTCGCGATCTGCATCCCGATGGCATAGATGCTGTGTTGGAGCTGGTCGGCAACAGCACCGTCGTCAGCTCGCTCACGATGGTTCGTCGACACGGCCGCCTCTGTCTGGCGGGCTTTCTAGGCGGCTCCAGCCCGATCAGGGACTTCACGCCGATGGCGCAGCTCCCGAGCGGCGTGCACTTCAGCTTCTTTGGCAGCTTCATGTTCGGCACACCCGCATTTCCAATATCCGAAGTACCGATGCAGCTCATTGTCGACCGCGTGGAACGCGGCCTCTACAAGGCAAAGGCCGCACGGGTCCTTCCGTTCGAGGAGATCCGCGAGGCCCATCGCCTGATGGAAGCTAACACCGCCAACGGCAAAATCGTCGTGCGCTTGTAAGCGGCGGTCATTGACTGCTGACGTCGCGCGCGCCGCCCGTGACCATCG
The sequence above is drawn from the Paraburkholderia sprentiae WSM5005 genome and encodes:
- a CDS encoding zinc-binding dehydrogenase encodes the protein MRAIVIKQYGGPDVLNIEERPDPSRRAGHVLIEVKAFGVNRAETHMREGTWPEATEISGIECVGIVKADPDGRLIPGQKVVALMGGMGRTINGSYAELTNVPASNVVPVETNLAWEHLAAIPESYATAWVALFGNLDLESSQTVVIRGATSALGRAAVDIAAHAGARVIASTRNPGRAASLEALGATQVLLEEPDLPRRVRDLHPDGIDAVLELVGNSTVVSSLTMVRRHGRLCLAGFLGGSSPIRDFTPMAQLPSGVHFSFFGSFMFGTPAFPISEVPMQLIVDRVERGLYKAKAARVLPFEEIREAHRLMEANTANGKIVVRL